The genomic interval GGTTGTCTCCGCGATGCCGGTCATCGCCATTGCGATGCTGGCCCTGGCTGCAAAGGCTTCGCTGCGCATGAGCATGCGGATTTCCTTGTCGAGCAGCGCGATCTGGCGATTGATGGCAGCGAGCATGGCCTTGAAGGTGACGGCAAGTTCACGTCCGCCCGGCGCCATGGCGCGGTTTTGCTCGGCGACCCTGATGGCGACCAGATCGGCGCGGCGGCGCACAAGGGCCTTGAGCCTTGCCTCTTCAGGGTTTTCAGCCTGCCACAGGGACAGGCTTGCCCAGCGTTCCATGCCATAGGCGACCATTTCCCGGGCATCGATCGCATCGCTCTTGCCGACCCGTCCACGCGAACGAATGAAGGCCTTGAGCCTGCGCGTATCGGCCCGGTGAACGGCAAGGCCGCGCCGCAGGCACTCTTCGATCAGGACGGTTTCATACCCGCCGGTGGGTTCGCAGATGACCAGATCTGCCTCGCAGTTTCGCAGGAAGCGACGAATATCCCTGCTGCGATTGGCGATGACGGTGGCCGGACCGCCGCAGGAAACGGCGATCGTGTCCTTTGCAACGTCGCAACCAAGACAGATGTGCGGAGGGTGATGCAAAACGACCATGGCGATGCTATCCTTTCAAGGCATGCTTGGGATTGTTTGCGGGCGTGGCAATCAGCGGCCCAATCAACTCTTCAAGCGGTTGCTCGGTGCAACAGTG from Martelella mediterranea DSM 17316 carries:
- a CDS encoding IS110 family transposase, whose amino-acid sequence is MVVLHHPPHICLGCDVAKDTIAVSCGGPATVIANRSRDIRRFLRNCEADLVICEPTGGYETVLIEECLRRGLAVHRADTRRLKAFIRSRGRVGKSDAIDAREMVAYGMERWASLSLWQAENPEEARLKALVRRRADLVAIRVAEQNRAMAPGGRELAVTFKAMLAAINRQIALLDKEIRMLMRSEAFAARASIAMAMTGIAETTAAALIATMPELGTLDRKKAAALAGLAPHPNESGN